The Lepeophtheirus salmonis chromosome 1, UVic_Lsal_1.4, whole genome shotgun sequence genome has a segment encoding these proteins:
- the LOC121121784 gene encoding angiopoietin-1, with the protein MWSVIYGVMMLIILQVSRSHVPPLPQQNKQDTFSSNTPETVDVLSMFDAMMSKLESKLKRVESLDHAVHGLIQKLDDNCPSSVINAKLLKLLFRNKKMEKFKRNNHAKIVFPNTDPSFQIPYFNDFKKHMNTMDKKIGLQMTLFSRQLMKMGRLINDVHKDLLLEQDNSRKISKIEEFLSTLKDPLSSVSVKVDEVKEMILGTKNSIENLIPKSEALLSQTSRQERAIYGIHSDLNVKTNKIIQELSHVEHEIYQTSKEDKNSSVPLKSPKKILSKRKKNKTTLSNIVFPSIHKKPVKRVKSHIRIESSGVNKHGVIGYSCADLFEKDFRKSDVYYLQSGDTPFWFLKVFCEMESEKNRERNGGGWTVIQRRGDNFDTPRENFNRPWQDYKKGFGDINLEFWLGNENIFQLTNSTDYEIRIELEDFENNERFASYSSFKIGPESQNYALMLEGYDGNAGDALNDPWYGANLRPFSTFDRDNDGSTMNCASILKGGWWWKSCGRSLNGLYLSNPQDLNAKQGIVWFPWKGWDYSLKRSLIMIRPKKL; encoded by the exons atgtGGTCCGTGATCTATGGTGTCATGATGTTGATCATTCTCCAAGTATCTCGCTCCCATGTTCCTCCTCTCCCTCAACAAAATAAACAGGACACATTTAG CTCAAATACTCCAGAAACTGTGGATGTATTGAGTATGTTTGATGCAATGATGAGTAAGCTGGAAAGTAAACTTAAGCGAGTGGAGAGCTTGGATCATGCAGTACATGGCCTCATTCAAAAGTTGGATGACAATTGTCCTTCCTCTGTGATCAATGcaaaacttttaaagttattattccGAAATAAAAAGATGGAGAAGTTTAAAAGGAACAATCATGCGAAAATAGTTTTTCCAAATACGGACCCTTCATTTCAGATTCCATACTTcaatgactttaaaaaacatatgaaCACAATGGACAAGAAAATAGGACTTCAAATGACTCTGTTTTCAAGGCAGCTTATGAAAATGGGTCGTTTGATAAATGATGTTCATAAGGATTTATTGTTAGAGCAGGATAACTCTAGGAAAATCTCTAAAATAGAGGAGTTTCTGAGTACTCTGAAAGATCCCCTTTCTTCC GTCTCTGTGAAAGTAGATGAAGTAAAGGAAATGATTCTCGGCACAAAGAACTCAATTGAAAATCTCATACCCAAGTCAGAGGCTCTCCTTTCACAAACTTCTAGGCAAGAAAGAGCCATTTACGGTATTCACTCTGATCTCAACGTcaagacaaataaaattattcaggaATTGAGTCAT GTAGAACATGAAATTTATCAAACATCAAAGGAAGATAAAAATTCAAGCGTTCCCCTAAAGAGTCCAAAAAAGATAttgagtaaaagaaaaaagaataagacaACCCTATCAAACATTGTGTTCCCATCGATCCATAAGAAACCCGTCAAAAGAGTTAAGTCTCACATTAGGATTGAGTCAAGTGGTGTGAATAAACATGGAGTCATTGGTTATTCTTGTGCAGATCTGTTTGAGAAGGACTTTCGAAAAAGCGATGTCTACTATCTCCAGAGTGGAGACACTCCCTTTTGGTTTCTGAAAGTGTTTTGTGAAATGGAATCCGAGAAGAACAGAGAACGGAATGGAGGAGGATGGACT GTCATTCAAAGGCGAGGAGATAACTTTGACACTCCAAGAGAGAATTTTAATCGTCCATGGCAGGACTACAAAAAGGGTTTTGGAGATATAAATCTTGAGTTTTGGTTGGGCAATGAAAACATATTCCAATTAACAAATTCAACGGATTATGAGATACGAATAGAACTTGAGGATTTTGAAAACAATGAAAG ATTCGCTTCCTACTCAAGTTTCAAAATAGGGCCAGAGAGTCAAAATTATGCATTGATGTTGGAGGGATATGATGGTAATGCGGGGGATGCACTCAATGACCCTTGGTACGGAGCCAATCTCAGACCCTTTTCTACTTTTGATAg GGACAACGATGGCTCTACAATGAATTGTGCTTCCATTCTCAAGGGGGGCTGGTGGTGGAAGTCTTGTGGTCGAAGCTTAAACGGTCTTTATCTTTCAAATCCTCAAGATCTCAATGCTAAACAAG gaattgttTGGTTTCCATGGAAAGGATGGGACTATTCACTCAAGCGTTCCCTGATAATGATTCGTCCAAAAAAACTATAA
- the Gbeta76C gene encoding guanine nucleotide-binding protein subunit beta-2 — protein sequence MPKPDEETEALKKELGDLVTKCREEQKKFADTLDFGAASNIPKVKPGCKKSLKGHINKVTCIHFSGDSRHLVSGSLDGKLIVWDCWTSNKTMVIPLRSAWVMTSSFAASGNLVGCGGMDNMLTIYDINNRDANGLAKILYEFMGYEGFLSSCKFIDDNRVVTGSGDMKIMEWDLTTGKKTQDIDGHNGDIAGLSLKPGESDVFVTSSVDRTCRIWDIRTSSCQQIFWGHDADVNSVYFHPCGNHFVTCSEDKTARLWDIRSDQEIAVYKPPTPNSNFTCVATTVSGRILLCSSDDASIHMWDLVSKAHLGNLCGHDNRITQLSVAPSGLGIASSSWDTSVKCWAL from the exons ATGCCAAAACCAGACGAGGAAACTGAAGCCCTGAAAAAGGAGTTGGGTGATTTAGTAACAAAATGTCGAGAGGAACAGAAGAAATTTGCAGATACTTTAGATTTTGGGGCTGCATCTAATATTCCGAAGGTCAAACCGGGATGTAAGAAATCCCTCAAGGGTCATATCAACAAAGTGACTTGTATTCATTTCTCCGGAGATTCTCGGCATTTAGTAAGTGGATCTCTGGATGGAAAACTCATTGTTTGGGATTGTTGGACGAGTAATAAGACCATG GTCATTCCATTGAGATCCGCTTGGGTAATGACATCTAGTTTTGCAGCCTCTGGTAATTTGGTCGGTTGCGGAGGAATGGACAATATGTTGACAATCTATGATATTAACAATAGAGATGCTAATGGATTAGCAAAAATTTTGTACGAATTTATGGGATACGAAGGTTTTTTGTCCTCTTGCAAGTTTATTGATGACAATCGTGTCGTTACAG GCTCTGGAGACATGAAAATAATGGAATGGGACTTGACCACTGGAAAAAAGACACAAGACATTGATGGCCATAATGGAGACATTGCAGGGCTTTCTCTTAAGCCCGGGGAAAGCGACGTCTTTGTCACGAGCTCTGTGGATAGAACTTGTCGTATCTGGGATATTCGAACATCTTCTTGCCAGCAAATTTTCTGGGGCCATGATGCGGATGTCAACTCTGTCTACTTTCATCCTTGTGGTAATCATTTTGTAACTTGCTCTGAGGATAAAACTGCCAGACTTTGGGACATTCGTTCAGATCAGGAAATTGCTGTCTATAAACCTCCCACTCCCAACTCCAATTTCACTTGTGTTGCCACAACAGTCTCTGGAAGAATCTTACTTTGTTCTTCAGACGACGCATCCATCCACATGTGGGATCTTGTTTCAAAAGCTCATCTAGGGAATTTGTGTGGTCATGACAATCGTATTACTCAATTATCAGTGGCGCCATCCGGTCTTGGCATCGCCTCTTCTTCTTGGGATACGAGTGTTAAATGTTGGGCTCTCTAA